A single window of Leishmania panamensis strain MHOM/PA/94/PSC-1 chromosome 35 sequence DNA harbors:
- a CDS encoding hypothetical protein (TriTrypDB/GeneDB-style sysID: LpmP.35.5950) gives MYLVSLIEKAQLGAIHYGSVGISSATANELSRNVDSPPPTSQGASVSHATPMHSVAIDDRWLAAVTRYCHFTCTMDDVARAAMVFSKLVHVRWSLQAWRDTVPPLVDGKQEAHNRATGQRSFAISHQTLSTAPGEAISFGGRLYGRLYLSASHIISTEEAEIHLQQVLRRKGTLTAQRAWRELVNHHTAYAAYTESIESVMTLSSGVKGAGNAAPGSKSCEDAPGTLDHSSDTDTGEKNTVCEASDEQLLRQLSAELRASLSAPMLRALLSQMRRDAAHTEQCDQQRTAEWQLNERVMSAYEQVRALLGGKQAKGRSAWSLLVAMREESRFEDGLNAAALLSRLLNISSSGLTATMLREAEVHVEPPSSIGKGKETTAKGKTAHRQRKRKAEEADPVRLIHVTQSTLVTVTDLESLNEEQLQLVRVQLDRTKGSMKGVMETISQRCT, from the coding sequence atGTATCTTGTAAGCCTCATTGAAAAGGCACAACTCGGCGCTATTCATTACGGTAGCGTAGGCATTTCCTCTGCCACTGCCAATGAGCTCAGCAGGAATGTGGATTCTCCACCCCCTACCTCCCAAGGAGCATCGGTGAGCCATGCGACGCCGATGCATAGCGTCGCCATCGATGACCGCTGGCTTGCTGCCGTGACGCGTTACTGTCACTTTACCTGCACCATGGATGACGTCGCGCGAGCGGCAATGGTATTTTCAAAGTTGGTGCATGTACGCTGGTCGCTACAGGCGTGGCGGGACACCGTGCCCCCCCTTGTCGACGGCAAGCAGGAGGCTCACAATAGGGCAACGGGGCAGCGCTCTTTCGCCATTTCACATCAGACCCTGTCCACTGCACCTGGCGAAGCCATTTCTTTCGGAGGAAGGCTCTATGGCCGCCTTTACCTCAGCGCGAGTCATATCATCTCCacagaagaggcagagataCACTTGCAGCAGGTGCTTCGGCGCAAAGGCACCCTGACTGCGCAACGCGCGTGGCGCGAACTCGTGAACCATCACACCGCGTACGCGGCGTACACGGAATCAATAGAGAGTGTTATGACCTTGTCATCTGGCGTCAAGGGTGCCGGCAATGCTGCTCCCGGATCGAAATCTTGCGAGGACGCCCCAGGCACACTGGACCACTCCTCCGATACGGACACCGGCGAGAAGAACACTGTCTGCGAAGCGAGCGATGAGCAACTCCTCCGACAATTATCAGCAGAGCTGCGCGCTTCACTCTCAGCACCGATGCTGCGTGCCTTGCTTTCACAGATGCGCCGAGATGCGGCGCACACAGAGCAGTGCGACCAGCAACGCACGGCAGAGTGGCAGCTGAACGAGCGCGTAATGAGCGCATACGAGCAGGTGCGAGCATTGCTAGGTGGAAAACAAGCCAAGGGTCGCAGTGCCTGGTCGCTCCTCGTTGCGATGCGTGAGGAGAGTCGCTTCGAAGACGGGCTGaacgctgcggcgctgctctcccGCCTTTTGAACATCTCTTCCTCCGGTCTCACGGCGACGATGCTGCGCGAAGCAGAGGTGCACGTTGAGCCGCCATCGTCCAtaggaaaagggaaggagacaACGGCGAAGGGCAAGACAGCACACCGCCAACGGAAGCGCAAGGCTGAAGAGGCGGACCCAGTGCGGCTGATACACGTAACACAGAGCACATTGGTAACCGTGACAGACCTGGAGAGCCTCAACGAGGAACAACTGCAGCTCGTGCGAGTGCAGCTGGATCGAACAAAAGGCTCTATGAAGGGCGTTATGGAGACTATTTCTCAGCGCTGCACTTGA
- a CDS encoding mkiaa0324 protein-like protein (TriTrypDB/GeneDB-style sysID: LpmP.35.5960): MFSRSMQALLIRRPPFASFFKAVSVPLKTTKPPLRMKAAGILWRKTAPQYGSRFSAPRVAAALQVYRKEAPLINRQVRMTARPGRRSAAAASQRKLVRTTDTKLKAIRVKRRQQHKKRAATPFAAFRAEVMRRTKLPSTEASRKRVLRMWVMTGQQRSLSAPKRVEMAVRLLNKNRKHTKRLSRKMSRKIAKRRSKHADHRSAKRPARRSSHKLATSTKFRIASGKTKKGLRVRPSRKATALKLKSVPSKRGARRVPKKLASPKLHLARNAAAKPSASKKKAAGRSKVPKRRARKTFRATSRRSKLQRTVAKWRTSAARHRRNPYLRFYRYMRLTGLIPNHPKILGSRQIKALWAETHALKGLNRRIARATELLEKRTGLKSMVSPPSVRRPARKDQSSRRRVSLPSPSPAARKDLNLLTLKQSDIKVPRYYRRNPFGATYAALLPVLRDIPSSTRMSKVAKAWTHTSMKDDKRSAKARIAAVAEAMRS, translated from the coding sequence ATGTTCTCGAGATCGATGCAGGCGTTGTTGATCCGCCGGCCACCGTTTGCCAGCTTCTTCAAGGCGGTAAGTGTGCCGCTCAAAACTAcgaagccgccgctgcggatgAAGGCTGCTGGCATCTTGTGGCGCAAGACAGCACCGCAGTACGGCAGCCGCTTTTCTGCACcgcgggtggcggcggcgctgcaggtctACCGCAAAGAAGCCCCGTTGATCAACCGCCAAGTGCGGATGACTGCAAGGCCTGGACGAAGgtcggccgcagcagcgtcccaGCGAAAGCTCGTGCGCACAACGGATACGAAACTCAAAGCTATTCGTGTAAAGCGACGGCAACAGCACAAGAAAAGAGCCGCTACGCCCTTTGCTGCTTTCCGTGCCGAGGTGATGCGACGCACCAAGCTTCCGTCCACAGAGGCAAGCCGCAAGCGCGTGCTTCGCATGTGGGTCATGACAGGTCAGCagcgctcgctctctgcgccgAAGCGTGTTGAGATGGCCGTGCGACTGCTGAACAAGAACCGGAAACACACGAAGAGGCTTTCCAGGAAGATGAGCAGGAAGATCGCCAAGCGCCGGTCGAAGCACGCCGACCACAGGAGCGCAAAGAGGCCggcaaggcgcagcagccacaagTTGGCAACATCGACGAAGTTCCGCATAGCGTCCGGGAAGACGAAAAAGGGGCTGAGAGTGAGGCCCTCTCGCAAGGCCACAGCACTAAAGCTGAAAAGCGTGCCCAGCAAACGCGGAGCACGTAGGGTGCCTAAGAAATTAGCTTCACCCAAATTGCACCTTGCGAGGAACGCGGCCGCAAAGCCGTCGGCGTCCAAGAAAAAGGCGGCAGGCAGGTCAAAGGTGCCCAAGCGGAGGGCTCGGAAGACGTTCAGGGCCACTTCGAGAAGGTCAAAGCTGCAGCGTACCGTCGCCAAGTGGAGGACCAGCGCAGCTCGTCACCGCCGAAACCCCTACCTCCGGTTTTACCGTTACATGCGCTTGACTGGGCTGATTCCAAATCATCCCAAGATCCTGGGTTCTCGCCAGATCAAGGCGCTGTGGGCAGAGACGCACGCCCTCAAGGGTCTGAATCGCCGCATAGCGCGCGCAACGGAACTTCTGGAGAAGCGGACGGGGCTGAAGTCGATGGTTAGTCCACCTTCTGTGAGGAGGCCAGCTCGCAAGGACCAGAGCTCCAGGCGCCGCGTGTCGCTCCCCTCACCATCGCCGGCGGCACGCAAGGATTTGAATCTCCTGACGCTCAAACAGAGTGATATCAAGGTGCCTCGGTATTATAGACGCAACCCCTTTGGCGCCACctacgcggcgctgcttcctGTGCTGCGCGACATTCCCAGCTCGACCCGGATGTCGAAGGTCGCTAAGGCCTGGACGCACACCTCCATGAAGGACGACAAGCGCAGCGCAAAGGCGCGTattgctgcggtggcagaggCAATGAGGAGCTGA
- a CDS encoding hypothetical protein (TriTrypDB/GeneDB-style sysID: LpmP.35.5980) — MLRITRVRRSPGRGKVFEIFCREQLLTNLSLRELKLTERRKAMSRIFKELPDEDMLALKQRASIEQLHQEALERAAAYFKPLTTYEFFTREQQDNPAVAGASPREKEMKLLQIYESLPENARMAIEIRAEQYNAAHSKKPTTPALPVIPVRKKPASPASAPSSAKETKKAQGKAQKKFPKGTTGKAGAEASTDVAVPAKRAVKRSAGSPYSVFVREHMASLHHLAPKERMRVIGERWRSLTKEERQHRLEVGKAKLAEERALKAEAAEKTESSSPQTLNEKAAIASFSPDAPSTNAADGTNTQVAFTSTSSPSQEPLTTPAGGNSPATVITSLSLPPSTPQSITF, encoded by the coding sequence ATGTTACGGATCACGCGAGTTCGACGCAGCCCGGGGCGCGGAAAGGTGTTTGAAATCTTCTGccgtgagcagctgctcacgaacctctctcttcgcgaGCTTAAACTAACAGAGCGGCGCAAAGCGATGTCTCGGATCTTCAAAGAGCTCCCGGACGAAGACATGCTTGCGCTCAAGCAGCGGGCGTCCATCGAGCAGCTACACCAGGAGGCCCTGGAGCGCGCAGCCGCCTACTTCAAGCCCCTCACAACCTACGAGTTCTTCACTCGTGAGCAGCAAGATAACCCTGCCGTCGCCGGTGCCAGTCCTcgtgagaaagagatgaaGCTTTTGCAAATCTACGAGTCGCTACCGGAGAATGCGAGGATGGCAATAGAGATCCGTGCCGAGCAGTACAATGCTGCCCACTCCAAGAAGCCCACAACACCTGCTCTGCCAGTGATACCCGTGCGAAAGAAGCCGGCTTCACCAGCCTCAGCGCCATCGTCAGCGAAGGAGACAAAGAAGGCGCAGGGAAAGGCACAGAAGAAGTTTCCCAAGGGAACCACAGGGAAGGCGGGGGCAGAGGCAAGCACCGACGTGGCGGTCCCTGCAAAGAGGGCTGTCAAGCGTTCTGCAGGGTCGCCGTACTCGGTGTTTGTGAGAGAGCACATGGCCTCCCTGCACCACTTGGCGCCAAAAGAGCGCATGCGCGTGATTGGCGAGCGGTGGCGCTCGCTCACCAAGGAGGAGCGGCAACACCGGCTAGAGGTCGGCAAAGCGAAGCTGGCGGAGGAGCGCGCCCTGAAAGCGGAGGCAGCCGAAAAGACTGAGTCGAGCTCGCCCCAGACGTTGAATGAGAAAGCCGCCATAGCCTCATTCTCACCGGACGCACCCTCGACGAATGCGGCAGACGGGACAAACACCCAGGTTGCATTCACTAGCACTTCCTCCCCATCGCAGGAGCCTTTAACAACGCCAGCAGGGGGGAACAGCCCTGCGACCGTTATCACATCCCTgtcactgccaccgtcgACGCCACAGTCCATTACGTTTTAG